A single genomic interval of Dromiciops gliroides isolate mDroGli1 chromosome 1, mDroGli1.pri, whole genome shotgun sequence harbors:
- the LOC122734301 gene encoding synphilin-1 isoform X4, translated as MKIDQNGQLECVRWMVSETEAIAELSCSKDFPSLIHYAGCYGQEKILLWLLQFMQEQGISLDEVDQDGNSAVHVTSQHGYLGCIQTLVEYGANVTMQNHAGEKPSQSAERHGHTMCSRYLVVVETCMSLASQVVKLTKQLKEQTMERVTLQNQLQQLLEAQRSEGKSILSSPSSPSSPASGKSQWKSGDADELCITKNKPNTQDGIQVLGSISASNRTKFRAKDEDSDKILRQLLGKEISENVCTQEKLSLEFQDAQASSRNTKKIPPEKREMKLARLRQLMQRSLSESDTDSNNSEDLKNTPVRRTDKPRPQPIVESVESAESLHLMIKKHTLASGRRFPFSMRASKSVDGHSPSPTSESSDLDVETQYPSSGSTPQGQSPGDITQSPPDSTTAQKVATSPKSALKSPSSKRRTSQNLKLRVTFEEPVVQVEQIELEPNGEKDKDRGKVLQRLPPNNETSDQLKRPFGTFRSIMETLSGNQNNNNNYQMVNQTKTSSSTLPFTSLGRKAAEAKGNSVSSASKGKNKAGTHSSSCTNLSSNLLLEEHLRNYAWHNDINQKIEKSQSKESVDEPELQELFL; from the exons GAAAAAATCCTTCTGTGGCTTCTTCAGTTTATGCAAGAGCAGGGGATCTCTTTGGATGAAGTTGACCAAGACGGTAACAGTGCAGTTCATGTAACGTCACAGCACGGGTACCTAGGATGCATACAG ACTTTGGTTGAATATGGAGCAAATGTCACCATGCAGAATCATGCAGGAGAGAAACCCTCCCAGAGTGCTGAGCGGCATGGGCATACCATGTGTTCCCGTTACCTAGTGGTGGTAGAGACTTGCATGTCTCTAGCATCTCAGGTTGTGAAGTTAACCAAGCAGCTGAAGGA gcaAACAATGGAACGTGTCACACTTCAGAACCAACTCCAGCAGCTTTTAGAAGCACAGAGATCAGAGGGCAAAtccatcctttcttcccccaG TTCCCCATCTTCCCCAGCTTCTGGAAAATCCCAGTGGAAGTCAGGTGATGCAGATGAATTGTGTATTACAAAAAACAAGCCAAACACCCAAGATGGGATTCAGGTTCTTGGAAGCATATCAGCCTCCAACCGTACCAAATTCAGGGCAAAAGATGAAGACTCAGATAAAATCCTCCGACAATTACTGGGaaaagaaatttcagagaatGTCTGTACCCAGGAAAAGCTGTCCTTGGAATTCCAGGATGCTCAGGCATCCTCAAGGAATACGAAAAAGATTcctccagagaagagagagatgaaacTTGCCCGACTGAGGCAGCTGATGCAGAGGTCACTGAGTGAGTCTGATACAGACTCAAACAATTCGGAGGATCTTAAGAACACTCCTGTGAGAAGGACTGACAAACCAAGGCCACAGCCCATTGTGGAAAGTGTGGAAAGTGCTGAAAGCCTACACCTGATGATCAAAAAGCATACCTTGGCCTCAGGACGCAGGTTTCCTTTTAGCATGAGGGCCTCCAAGTCTGTGGATGGCCACAGCCCATCCCCTACTTCAGAAAGTAGTGATCTAGACGTAGAAACCCAGTACCCATCGTCTGGGAGTACACCTCAGGGCCAGTCACCTGGGGATATCACACAGTCTCCCCCTGACAGTACTACTGCTCAAAAGGTCGCTACTAGCCCCAAAAGTGCCCTCAAGTCTCCATCTTCCAAGCGCCGAACTTCCCAAAACTTGAAACTCCGAGTAACCTTTGAGGAGCCAGTGGTGCAGGTGGAGCAAATCGAGCTTGAACCTAATGGGGAAAAGGACAAAGATCGGGGTAAGGTCCTTCAGCGACTTCCCCCAAATAATGAGACAAGCGATCAACTGAAAAGGCCCTTTGGGACTTTCAGGTCCATAATGGAGACACTAAGCGGCAAccagaacaataacaataactaccaGATGGTCAACCAGACCAAGACCTCATCATCAACACTGCCCTTTACCTCACTAGGAAGGAAAGCTGCAGAAGCCAAGGGAAATTCAGTGAGCTCTGCTAGCAAAGGAAAGAATAAGGCA GGGACTCACAGCAGCAGCTGTACCAATCTTTCTTCTAACTTGCTGCTTGAAGAACACCTGCGTAACTATGCATG GCATAATGACATAAATCAGAAAATTGAGAAATCTCAAAGCAAAGAGAGTGTTGATGAGCCAGAGCTACAGGAACTCTTCTTGTAA